A stretch of Coccidioides posadasii str. Silveira chromosome 2, complete sequence DNA encodes these proteins:
- the MEP7 gene encoding Neutral protease 2 mep7 (SECRETED:SignalP(1-16)~antiSMASH:Cluster_2.8~EggNog:ENOG410PJDG~COG:O~MEROPS:MER0001399) has translation MVAALAALATPAFSCALPHLDLPEDNSGLDIKLDSLSNTRVKATITNKADRPLNLLKFNTFFDDGPTEKVGIFKDGNPIKFDGIMRRIQTFDLPISAFVPISPGESIEREFDIASTSDLTVGGAFDILSEGAIPYAEANQTTLTGAMVFKSNALQLKIDGEMAATVARAIQPLDRRSDMHVCRNSAKRKALMRALRNSAHLAGTAASAAYRNPRKVQEYFHTTDRTAVRSVAARLKAISRESGSTRNGATRYACEDHWNRCEPGVLAYTLPSHNLVVNCPSFYNLPALTNRCHGQDQATTVLHEFAHAPGVHEPFCKDHAYGYRSIRRLSTRLALNNADSFSLFANGRFRRRFRVIST, from the exons ATGGTGGCGGCCCTGGCGGCTTTAGCCACTCCTGCtttttcttgtgctctccctcACTTAGATTTACCTGAAGACAATTCCGGTCTTGATATCAAACTCGACAGCCTCAGCAACACTCGTGTCAAGGCTACGATCACCAACAAAGCTGATCGTCCATTGAATCTGCTCAAGTTCAACACCTTCTTTGATGATGGTCCAACTGAGAAGGTTGGAATCTTTAAGGATG GCAACCCGATCAAGTTTGATGGAATCATGCGACGTATCCAGACTTTCGACCTTCCCATCAGTGCCTTCGTTCCTATCAGCCCGGGTGAAAGCATTGAAAGAGAATTCGACATTGCCTCAACCTCTGACTTGACTGTGGGTGGTGCCTTCGATATCTTGTCTGAGGGTGCAATTCCATATGCGGAAGCCAACCAAACCACCCTTACTGGAGCCATGGTCTTCAAGAGCAATGCACTCCAGCTCAAGATTGATGGAGAGATGGCTGCTACCGTTGCGAGGGCGATCCAGCCCCTTGATCGACGTAGCGACATGCATGTCTGCCGCAACAGCGCAAAACGCAAGGCTCTCATGAGGGCCCTTCGCAACTCCGCGCATCTTGCTGGAACTGCTGCTAGCGCTGCGTATCGCAACCCGCGTAAAGTTCAAGAATACTTCCACACCACCGATCGCACAGCCGTTCGATCCGTTGCAGCTCGCTTGAAGGCTATTTCCCGGGAATCTGGTTCTACTCGCAACGGAGCAACTCGCTACGCCTGTGAAGACCACTGGAACAGATGCGAGCCCGGTGTGCTCGCATACACTCTCCCATCTCACAATCTTGTCGTGAACTGCCCGAGTTTCTACAACTTGCCAGCACTCACCAACAGGTGCCATGGCCAGGACCAGGCTACTACCGTTCTCCACGAGTTTGCTCACGCGCCAGGTGTACATGAACCTTTCTGCAAAGATCACGCGTATGGATACCGATCCATTCGACGTCTATCTACGAGACTGGCTCTCAATAACGCTGATTCCTTCTCTCTGTTCGCGAATGGTAGGTTCAGACGTCGGTTCCGAGTTATTTCGACATAA
- a CDS encoding uncharacterized protein (antiSMASH:Cluster_2.8), with translation MTAKDVFVSTDYDEELLPLALVQGARNPEERGGGLLGHSDEPLSPWYFRYRQKRCNGNQLQPKRCGYPWNSVKGLTASEICQKSIQVKQCQRWTGWPYEIAKQPMSKVQSRPRFSDLTKFQVAPNVNHQMERAPDETPCAEGFRAGPLMSTVVTDPREIPGSWTNVAGRKEFRRGQSSPPARRDCQPVLAILESCQILVGGGSWKLGKTTLIGGMRMFRLTTWHEPSGWTPSLGKDPEALPSAHAFELV, from the exons ATGACCGCCAAGGATGTTTTTGTTTCCACCGATTACGATGAGGAGTTATTGCCTTTAGCTTT GGTCCAAGGCGCTCGCAATCCCGAGGAGCGTGGCGGAGGTCTTCTTGGGCACTCAGACGAACCACTTTCACCTTGGTACTTTCGGTATAGACAAAAGCGGTGCAATGGAAATCAACTTCAGCCAAAGCGCTGTGGTTATCCATGGAACTCGGTCAAAGGCCTGACAGCCTCCGAAATTTGCCAGAAATCCATTCAGGTGAAACAATGCCAACGATGGACTGGGTGGCCATACGAAATCGCGAAACAGCCAATGAGCAAAGTTCAAAGCCGACCCCGTTTCT CGGACTTGACCAAGTTTCAAGTCGCCCCAAACGTTAACCACCAGATGGAGCGTGCCCCCGATGAAACTCCTTGCGCTGAGGGATTCCGAGCTGGACCACTAATGTCCACAGTAGTCACCGATCCTCGAGAAATTCCGGGCTCATGGACAAATGTAGCAGGTAGAAAAGAGTTTCGAAG GGGTCAATCCTCTCCACCGGCGCGCCGTGACTGCCAACCGGTTCTCGCCATTCTCGAATCCTGCCAAATCCTAGTCGGAGGGGGTTCTTGGAAGCTTGGTAAAACTACATTAATCGGGGGAATGCGCATGTTCCGGCTTACCACCTGGCACGAGCCCTCTGGGTGGACACCATCACTGGGCAAGGATCCAGAAGCTCTCCCTTCAGCGCATGCTTTCGAGCTGGTTTAG